A stretch of the Candidatus Denitrolinea symbiosum genome encodes the following:
- a CDS encoding signal receiver domain (CheY, OmpR, NtrC, and PhoB) translates to MTDPSVLESHPLRKPNPSGDTTVLVVEDNVSNFVLIARMLGYLGIHCEWKTSGYEVVEYADTLPRLDLILMDIRLPYEDGYGALRKIRSAEHLRAIPIVAVTAEASEEQMKKARQAGFDGFLGKPLDPDRFPEQIRRILNGEPVWEYS, encoded by the coding sequence ATGACTGATCCATCCGTTCTCGAATCTCATCCCCTCCGCAAGCCGAACCCATCCGGCGATACCACCGTGCTGGTGGTGGAGGACAACGTCTCCAACTTCGTGCTGATCGCGCGCATGTTGGGATACCTGGGCATCCATTGCGAATGGAAGACTTCGGGCTACGAGGTGGTGGAATATGCCGATACGCTTCCGCGTCTCGACCTGATCCTGATGGACATCCGCCTGCCGTACGAAGACGGTTACGGCGCGCTGAGAAAGATCCGGTCCGCCGAGCATTTGCGGGCCATCCCGATTGTGGCGGTCACCGCCGAGGCCAGCGAAGAACAGATGAAGAAGGCCCGCCAGGCCGGCTTTGACGGCTTCCTCGGCAAACCGCTCGACCCCGACCGATTTCCAGAGCAGATTCGCCGGATCTTGAACGGCGAACCGGTCTGGGAATATTCCTGA